GGGCTCGCGACGACGACCGTGATCCACGCCCTGTTGACGCTGGTCACGGGGATCGCACTGCTGACACACCGCTACGGCTACCCGCCGCGAGGTCGCCGGTTTGCCGTCGTGCGAGTCGCTCATACGACGTTCGGCGTGCTGATGATCGTCTATCTCGTCGCGACGTATCTCGTCGTCCCGCTTTGAGCGCGCGGGGCACGCCTCGTCGACGACTGTGTTCTCCAGCGCTCACTGCCGATCAGCCCCGCTTCGATCGACCTCGGCCGTGTCCGTGACGCCTCTCGACGGTCGTGTTACAGTTCTCGGTAATTGAGCCTCAGTTCTCAAATTCAGGATGGCCTTCGAGACGGAACGGATAGCCGTCTCCGAACACCTCCCGAACAATATTCAGTACTTCACGAAGCCGGTTAGTTGAGACGTCTGCTTGCGGAAGGTGTGCTTAGAACCCAGCAAGCAGACAGTAGACTCCATGAGGACCAGATTCTTAACTTCCTCGTCAACACCCTTGACGAGGAAGTTTCGATCACTCTCGGTGAGAACGCTCAGATAACGTCGGAAGAGATCTGTGAGGTCCTCGTCGGCGCGTGCGCCGACGGGACCTCAATCTCGACACTTTGTGAGAATAGTGCTAACTCCCCTCGTGCCAACGCCGTCCTCTATCATCTTCGGACGAAGTTCGAGCTGGAACAGCTCGAACGAGTCGGAAACACACTCCTCCAGCGAGATATTCTCGATGCCCTTCCCAAGCAGGTGGAGGTCGTCGCTGACCTCCACCTGCGTCCCTACTACGGTGACGAAGACGGCACAGAGGGCCTCTACCACTCGGAAGCCAAGCGTGGAACAACCGCATTCCACGCGTACGCGACGCTGTACGCACGCGTGAAGAACAAACGCTACACGCTGGCGGTGCGCCGTCTTGTCGACGGCGACACCGCCAGCAGCGTCCTCGCCGAGTTTCTCGGTATCCTTGACGGCCTTGACCTCGGCGTCAAGGCCGTCTACCTCGATCGAGAATTCTACGACAGCAAGTGTCTCACGCTGCTGCAGGCGCACAACCACGCGTACGTCATCCCGATTATCCGGTGGGGTCAGTCGATCAAGCAAGAACTCTCCGAGGGCTGGAGTCGCGTGATTCACCACGACATGACGGCGAAACTCGACGGTCACAGCTGGACCGTCGAGTTTCCCGTCTACATCGACTGTACCTACCAGAACGGACGATACGACGAACATGGCGTGGCGCGTCACGGCTACGCCG
This sequence is a window from Salinigranum marinum. Protein-coding genes within it:
- a CDS encoding ISH3 family transposase, which translates into the protein MLRTQQADSRLHEDQILNFLVNTLDEEVSITLGENAQITSEEICEVLVGACADGTSISTLCENSANSPRANAVLYHLRTKFELEQLERVGNTLLQRDILDALPKQVEVVADLHLRPYYGDEDGTEGLYHSEAKRGTTAFHAYATLYARVKNKRYTLAVRRLVDGDTASSVLAEFLGILDGLDLGVKAVYLDREFYDSKCLTLLQAHNHAYVIPIIRWGQSIKQELSEGWSRVIHHDMTAKLDGHSWTVEFPVYIDCTYQNGRYDEHGVARHGYAADAPFINSPRDARYHYAKRFGIEASYRLSEQTIATTTTQDPAVRLLYVVVSLLLQNVWRYLHWEYVATPRRGGRRLWEWSYKEFTNMIRRAAWTALATRRAVPANRPPDDRFVR